The DNA region tttttttatttactacATTGAATGCCCCATAGTTATATTGGTCTATTGCATAATGATGATTTTAGAGTACTACTAACTATATTTACATTAACACATTTATTGAGATTTGTATGGATCCAACTAAATTTTTCTGTATAACCCATATTTTTAGTAGGATCCCATACAAATTTCATTTAAACATATTCGAGCCGGTCTTGTGCAgtgattttgaaaaataaactcTTAAAAATCATTTATGATGTATATGCTCACTTGTTATAGTAAATATCGCTTTTTTAATGCTataaatttatatgtataaatTGCCCCCACAACTTAAAAttcctggatccgtcactgctcATATCCTTCAGTATTTTGAACTTTCAGTGTTTTACTTTCATGTAAAAGATCCCATAAAACTTAATCATTATATAGTTTCATTGATGTTTTGTATTCCATTATATGAAATAGCGTAGATGACAACTATGATTTGTATAGTTTCTGATGTATAAATATATtacagttgtttttaattatatttttatcgatgtgctcatttgaaaaatttaaacCCCTAACCCCGGGGTCCTGAATCCGCCACCGGTAATAGGAGGTTCATCTAGCTAGGTGCAAAGATGAATCTTAAGGGTCTCTTACTTCCGCTAGGGGCCTGATCTAGTttagttactccctccgttcctgatcttttgttgtttaaggttatgcacattgtttaagagtgcaatcattgatatatttgttgacataagcacccctatttaatgttctcttatagtgaagagagagaattatagttattggttaagaaatttgttatgattttgattggtgaaaataagaggtggtaggtgagaggtatagtattaaatgagggtatatatggaataaattgagaaaaaatgcattggatttgtaaaacaacaaaagttttgaaatttaggccaaaagttaaaacaacaaaagattaggaacggagggagtactactTATTCTCTGTACGATGAACATAACACAGGCATTATATCTAATTTAATATGGAAACTAAGTCCATTCATTCTAGTTGACTGTCTAACATTCATAATTATGCAGTATCAATTAGTAATCACATCAATGGAAGGTATGGAATATTCTTTTGACAAGAATCACGTGAAAATGTATTGTAGTCTGCCTTACGTATGTATTTCACATGTCGTGTAAGTTAAAGGAACACTTGAAGAACTTGTATTCTTTCTTTTAATATAGCATGACCTCCCTCTGCACCCTTCTCTCTAGGCTCTTGTAGACATCATTAGAAAGAGCGTATATAGCGGAAGAGCATGTGCCATGGAAATCTAGATTAATTAATGTGCTATATGTATATTCAATGATGTAGTTATCGTAAAaatcatttatttatatatattgctCTATAAATAAAAGGAGATTATATAAATCAGGTGCGTTAGTCAAGAATAGCAACGGTTTTGGGGACGATTGTACTTCATGATTATTGTGTGCCAGTTGTTTTTATGATTGTGACATTGAAAGACATTTTTTTGtactttttgttctttttttcctttttgtgcTATTCACATGACGTTTAAGACCTTCGAATTGTAGCAGGCGATTTGAAAGCAGACAAACTTCCAGATTCGTTAAAGATCGATTAGAAGTTACAGGACCAACTAATTAAACAGAAAATACAAGTTGGTCACTATATACATGCAGCACCAATATAATGCATATTTGGAGACTTTGTATCGAAGGCAAAGCATTTCAGAATCAATATcaaattatcaattaatacttttatttcatatcAACGATACTTTGAAGCTTTAGTTTTACAAAGAAGGATATttggctttaaaaaaaaaaggatattcAGTTAAGAAACGAGCAACTAATTGAAAATGTCAAAAATTAACTATATATTAGTGCATTCACAAATTAATATTTAGCACCTATGATATAACGTTGAAGCCAAGTAACTATCGTAATTCGTAAGCCACATATATATAAGCAAGTGACAAATTTCAAACTCACATGTTCAATAGGAGACTTTATCCTGTTATGTGGAAGCAATAATTCTCTACCTGGCTATATCTGcaagaggaaagaaaaaaaaaaaaaaaaaaaaagaaagaaagatttGATCTCACTTGGTAAGGTGTATCTCGCTAATAACTTGAAGGATAAGACATGCAAGAGGCAAAGCCAAAAACAAGTGGCATTGATGTTCATTGTATATGTTTTAGATGGATAAAGATTgatgttaattgttattttcTTTCCAATAATTTCACCTGAGTCAAGAACATTCATATTATGGTAGAGCTATATTCTTATTGAAAAAATCAAGTATGTACCACTTAAATTAACCACTGTCCTCAAATGTTAGTTCAAGTAGTAAGAGTAGTTAGGTGACATAAGGGTTTGAGAAGGTGAATggttcagggttcgaaccctgaaaatgactaatttactacattactaacaattaacatttacATATAAACAAAACTTAAACTAACCACTAATATCCGTGAATGATCGATATCCACACTTCGCCATTCAAGAAGAGCTAATAACATGGATAGCGGCATGAGCACTGattttacattttaaaaaattatgtctTCCATGTGAGTGCGTGTAATTCTTTCACTATACATTACGTTCAATCATTTGCAAGATCTATCATTTCCATAACCTGTTAAATTGAATTTAACTATTAGCGTGTTTGGATTGGTGGTACTATTGAGACTAGCTAGAGAGAATGAAATTGGAGAAAATCATTTCTCATTGATTTATTAGTAATAGAAAGAGAAATTAACAGAAACTTCACTAATTGCAACTTAACTAATTATAGCTTAACTAATCACCCTAACTAACTAGTCTATATAGTAAATACATTTCTTAATACTCCCCTCAAGTTAGGAAGTATATGTCTAAAATTCCAACATGTGTTGCTTAAAGAAGGAAATATGAAGAGGCTTGGTAAAGCAATCCGCAAGCTGGTGTTGTGAAGGCACATGGATCAACTTAAGAAAGCCTCCTAGATGAAAAATTGTACATCTATATTACATGCTTGGCGTCGCTCATGATATATTGTTGGATAACAAGCAAGgcaatgacatttttttttttgaaatgtaggCAATGGCATAGATGTTAGCATTATATACCATGACATAATCAAAAGACAATTGAAAAATCCTGAACAATTGTCTTAACACACGCTAAAGCTCGATATTCAGCCTGGACATAAGATCTTGCCATGGTTGATTGTTTCTTTGATTTCCAAGAGATTAGAATGTCCCCTAGATAAATGCAATACCTTGTAGTTGATCTTCTCGTGTCTAAGAACACCCTCCAACAAACATAAGTGAATATTGCCAATTTGAGTACAGATGATGAATTAAACACAAGTCCCTGATTTTAATAAATCCAATGAAATTATTAAAGTAAATGCAGTGTCAAAACTTATTATCCATCacatttgtttataaaaaaaacactacaAATGTTATGTGATAATTAGCTCATATGATCTCTTTAGTCTTTATCATGAAATTAATTAGATTTTATCCTTATTCATGGAAATGACTCACATTTCGTAGGCCAATATTTGTTGATTAGTGCATATACCATAGCAATTAGTTGTTGTTGGTGACAGATATATATTCTGAACTAGAAAAAATAGATTCAGTATTATTCACAGCATCAAATGTAGCATCATAGCCCTGTAACTCAACGGTTCACATGTGATGTCACTGTCACTTTCGTTTAATGTTGATTATTATTGTAGCCTCCTTCAGTCCTTTGATTTAGTTAATAAAATTTCTACCAGGTACTGTCTATTTCACGCAAAGTATCGGCGGAACATGGAAAATAGTAATATTGTATTTTTGTCAAAATCATTGCCGTTTTGATTGCCGGCTTCGACGGCTTTCTATTCTAAAAGTACAAACAAACTGAATGCATAACAGGTTAACCTGCAGTGCCTACTTCTACTGTCCTACTCAGTTGTACTCGTGCACAACCATAGAATAGAACCACCACTACTGACTACTCTAAGCTGATCGATCACCACCTTGCTTGAGCTGAGTTCTCTTGAGAATATGAACTAGAACTATTATTAATTAGAGTATATTAGAATTTTTATGTTGCAAGTTTTAATTATATAAAGAAATTAGGGGAAATTGCAGCGACCTCCTTTGAGGTTTATCATTAATAGACTgactattgaaaatattttactaATCTCTCACGAGACACTAACTTTTCTGAGGTTTATTATGGTTGTGTCAACCTCTTCTAAGATGTGTTCTTATAATACTCAATAGCCCTTTGTATTTTTAAATGATATATGAAAAATGAGAGGTCAATGCATTTTGTAAAGTAAAGCGGAGCCGCGGAGATCAGTGCAATAATGATAAATCTCAAGGAAGGTATTCCCCTAAAAATTATTTGTACAAGGgatatattagaaatttatgagtagttcagatttattttttaatcaatagGTAGAAGTTTTGTTTCAGTTATGTTTTTTCTTATTGTATTCAAATGATGTTCctataaataaaaatgtgtaagttttcatttctcttttttttttttttcttctaacgGTTGATCTCAAGAACTTATTTTCTTGAGGGACCTGGTGAGGTTGAGAGTTCCCCTCTAAATACATACTTCCTCCGTttcttattaactgtccactttgaagaaaaaattgtgttcctatatatctgtctACTTatagtttcaagagagcattaattgatgtttttccaagaaatgcccttacaaaaacaataaatgaagaaagataaaatacattctaaagggttttataggaaaacaaataatacttttatgaaaatcaacacaattaattgctttccttaatttgtgtgaactttctcttcctggacagataaataggaacggagggagtaatagaGAATACAATCAGTTAACTCATTCCTATTGATGCAAGTGATCTTTGGTAGGTTGTTGAGGAGGTGGACTAGGCGAGACCCCTATTCCCTAAAGGGGCTCGCCGAGGGACGTTTAAGACCATATGTAAGGCAGTCCGTCATTGGTGAGGGTGAAGACTTTACCATATTAGGACCTTGTCTAGGAACGATCGCGTGGGGCAGTTGTTTATGTAAGAGGGTTGGGCCGAGCGTATTATGGCCCAACAAGCCCAATTAACGTAGGATTTAAGAATCCAGTGTACTATCCCTATAAAGGGGAACTTTGACATCATTGTAAGGGGATCTTTTGACCGTTTATCTAAATGATTAGATTATTATCCCACCCTTGCTCCGTTGGAGTTTGGGGTCTATACCCTTCTTGAGTATTCCGGGAGGTGGAGTAGCGGTGGAGGCCCCTTCTTAAGTTAAGTTTTAGTGGTATGTTACAAATTTATGGGTTGCTTTACTCTGATTTATTTTTCGGATCAATAATAGGTAGAAgttttatcatttttcaatCTAATTTTGCATTGTATTTAAATAATGTTCATATGAAAGTGTTTGAGTTTTCATTACACCTTTCTCTGTTTCCAACAAGTTCATTTTGATCAGGTCAATGGAAGATTATTGGTGAAATGCGAATTCTTGTCATCTAATTAGCATCGCAACCCCCCAATCACAGGGAAATAAAACAAGCTAGGAAAATAATTAGTAAATCTCATGTCATTGTCAACAGGTGAatcaatttaaataaaaagaatggaATTATATAATCAATATAGAATAACATAGATGGATCAAATGCATAACCCTTTCCCTGTAAACTGTCATGAAATTTGATACTGTACGGCTCATGGTTGCACAGTGTTTCCAAGTACTATAAaattttttcttctataaatagaGCTTCAATTTCATGCTCTGTTTAACTACACAAAACCTCTTTACTACTTCAAATCCAAACCCTCTCTTAAAATATGAAGGGTATTAAACTGATCATtgccattgtgttttctttgtggTCTTCCAGTACCTTTGAAAGCTGCATAGCCGCCACTAGAGGTAATTACCACTGGAGGAAACTCAAAGCAGCCTCTGCTACTAATTTTAATGTGTTAGACTATGGTGCTAAAGGTGATGGACATGCAGATGACACAAAGGTGAATTTCAGATTCACTCCTCTTAAGTATACATATATGTATCTATGTGCATGTGTACATTAATTTATCATGTCACACATTTTTAATCAATGTATTAAATCCTCCAAATTAACTATTCTTACATTGAAAAACAGGCATTTCAAGGTGCATGGGCAGCTGCTTGCAAAACAGAGGGATCAACAATGGTTGTTCCATCTGGTTATGTCTTCCTGGTGAAAATAATTTCTTTCTCAGGCCCAAATTGTGTGCCAAACATTGTTTTTCAGGTAAATGAGTTAGTCTATTGACTCTATTCACTCAAAATTTCTATGCTATATTTGACCCTGCAAACATTACAAGCACTAAGCTTATTTAGTCCAAGGACAATAAAATGTTCAAACAAATTTTAACACATGATCTTTATAAAAATACACATTGCAGTTGGATGGCAAAATCATTGCACCTACAAGCCCTTCAGCTTGGGGATCAGGTACCTTGCAATGGCTTGAATTCACAAAGCTTAGTAAGATTGCAATCAAAGGTAAAGGAGTCATTGATGGTCAAGGCTCTGTCTGGTGGAGTGGCAATGGAAAACTGCCAGGAACCAAACCAACTGTGAGAATCTTTACATTGAACTTTCCCcagaaattataaaaaaattcttaaatttGTCTACTATGGACCATGAAAAACTTCATTCATAAATTAAAATGGTTTCTTTGCAAATTAATTTTACAACATAGACCATACATTTTATAACAAGATTTTATTATGTTTCATTTCATGCTGCAGGCACTCAGGTTCTATGGAAGTAATGGTGTAACAGTAACAGGTATAACGATTCAAAACAGTCAGCAGACCCATCTCAAGTTTGATTCATGCACAAACGTTCAGGTGTTTGATATCAAGACTTCATCACCTGGTGATAGCCCCAACACAGATGGAATCCACCTACAAAACTCACAGGAAGTGGTCATCTATAGCAGCACACTTGCTTGTGGTAAGTGTAATTCTCAATAGTAAAATGATGAAAAGGGATGGAATAGAgtaaaatgaaagagaaaaaacaaaaaagctaaCCACAAAAGTGTGAACTCTTAAACATATAGTAACTTCTTCATGAGAGTACTGAATGTTTTCTTGCTACATATTATGCAGGGGATGACTGTATTTCCATACAAACTGGGTGCTCCAATGTATTGGTACACAACATCAATTGTGGACCAGGTCATGGAATTGGCATTGGAAGTCTTGGAAGGGAGAACACCAAAGCCTGTGTTAGAAATGTCACAGTCCGGGATATTACTATCCAGAATACCTTAACCGGTGTGAGAATCAAAACATGGCAGGTATAGTTAACTGATCGAAATCCTGTAAATCGTGTATGTCCCAGCAATGAAATTGTGTCATGTCGTCTATTAAAAATCACTTATGGAAAAGGTTATAACTGTCATATCTAAGTGATAACATGACCCAATTTTATTAGTGAGGCAGAGAAGGGAACACCTAACAGAGACAAAAGAATGAAATATCCTAATCCATCATTAAATTAACGTAACAATACTTTTTGTTTAAACAGTTTAATTAAGCGTTTATGATAACCCATCCTTACACATAAACACTTATTCATATGCATAAATTGATTGAAAAACTTAACTATAAAATTAGTTACAAAGTAGTTAATAGTTAGATGTAAGCGCTTATTATAAGCTATTTAGAGCCatttatcaaaataagtccaaGCAAGTGCTTACTTgttaaaataaattcaaataagCTCTTGGAATATCTCCaggtaaattaaaataaaaaaaagttaactaGAAGTTGCTTTTGTATTATACAGGGAGGCTCTGGCTCAGTCCAAAATGTTTTGTTCTCCAACATTCAAGTTACTGATGTTAAAACTCCAATAATGATTGACCAATACTATTGTGACAAAAGCAAGTGCCGGAATCAAACATCAGCGGTGGCAGTTTCAGGCATACACTATGTGAATGTAAAAGGAACATACACTTGGGAGCCTGTTTATTTTGCATGCAGTGATAGTTTACCTTGTAGTGGTATAACCATGGACACCATAGAGCTAAAAGCAAGTCAAGAATCTAAGAACTCCAATGTTCCTTTTTGTTGGGCAGCATATGGGGAGATAAAGACTAAAACAGTGCCACCTGTTGATAATTGTTTGGAGAGAGGCAACCCACGAAGCACTGGAATCATTTCTAAAATAGATTCTTGCTGAATGCTGAACCTATTGCTAGCATTATTAGGGATATATAGCTACTCCATACATTGTAATCATCAcaatatttataaatttgtaTTAGATATAGATTATACGTAGAAAGTTGTATTAGTATCTAAATTAGTTCAAGTCCATATAATGTTGTATGGTATTGTTGTGCTATGTGATTGAGTGGTGTGATTCAAATTTGATTGTCATCATTGTAAAAAGAAAACTAGAAAGAATAAAATTTTCACTTTTCTCAAAAGTCTTTTATTCAACATGTATCGACATATTTTGTgaataatgttacttacacacctctttttttttaggtgaaagaggtggaatgaggagagagatagaaagacaaaaaaaagtatgagaaaaagtatgagatgtgatagatgataagatgagagatatataaacaaaaatagatggaaatgaagtgtttaaaaaataaggGGTGTATATATTATTGTTGTATTTTGGTGCTTACAAGTATGCTCTACGCGAGCAAGCCTATTCGAGTAAGGAACATCTACATTATGGTGAACTAGTTCTTTTAACAAATTTGTTTCCATCCATAAGACTTTGAATCCAATACTTTACTAAAAGAGAATTAAGCATGCACGCACTACTTGAACCAACCACACATATCAAATGCAATAAAAAATCGGAACCGAACTAATGATCAAATTCATCCCACCATAATGTGTTTGGTTCGGATAAGTTTGATCGGATTCACAGATCGGACCACACCCGCTTACACTCCTATTAAAAATAGTGTGGAAAAAATAATCAGCGACAAGAATAATCCAATTAACTTGTTAGATGACTTGAAGACTTTCTATCACCAATCACAAAGTCCAACCAAAACGATGCCGTTTTACAAGACACCTGATACGACGCCGTATCCCAAGCATTTTTCAATAAAATCACCGTGTGAAGAGAAACTGTGTCCTCTTTCATCTTTCTCTGAGAATAAACAAAAAATCAATTCGAGATTCGCTCTTCTCTCCAAAACCTTTGAAATCGAGAAGAGGTAAATTCATTCATCTCCGATTCCATTCCCTTTCGATtttctcaatttcaattcatCTCAACAACACAACGATCGTGCAATTTTTTCCCAATTTTCCccaatttttattaattttttcccGATCGGATCGAAATTCTAGGTCAGCGATCTGCGATTTTGCGATTGATTTGATTGTTTGTTTGATTGTTGTGTGGATCAGCGATTGGTGGGAGTGAAGATGGGGTTGACGTTCACGAAGCTGTTCAGCAGGTTGTTTGCGAAGAAGGAAATGAGGATT from Lotus japonicus ecotype B-129 chromosome 2, LjGifu_v1.2 includes:
- the LOC130739208 gene encoding polygalacturonase At1g48100, whose amino-acid sequence is MKGIKLIIAIVFSLWSSSTFESCIAATRGNYHWRKLKAASATNFNVLDYGAKGDGHADDTKAFQGAWAAACKTEGSTMVVPSGYVFLVKIISFSGPNCVPNIVFQLDGKIIAPTSPSAWGSGTLQWLEFTKLSKIAIKGKGVIDGQGSVWWSGNGKLPGTKPTALRFYGSNGVTVTGITIQNSQQTHLKFDSCTNVQVFDIKTSSPGDSPNTDGIHLQNSQEVVIYSSTLACGDDCISIQTGCSNVLVHNINCGPGHGIGIGSLGRENTKACVRNVTVRDITIQNTLTGVRIKTWQGGSGSVQNVLFSNIQVTDVKTPIMIDQYYCDKSKCRNQTSAVAVSGIHYVNVKGTYTWEPVYFACSDSLPCSGITMDTIELKASQESKNSNVPFCWAAYGEIKTKTVPPVDNCLERGNPRSTGIISKIDSC